The Molothrus aeneus isolate 106 chromosome 11, BPBGC_Maene_1.0, whole genome shotgun sequence genome segment ATCCAAGTGTGTAATCAGCACATACGGGCAACATGTTGGCTTGGGCTGTgtcacacagcagctcagaaCACTCTCACTGTGAGCTCATGCACCCCAAAGAAGGGTGATTGGTGTCTGCGCAGCCACCAAGGATGGGTGACGTGCAGGGGAGGACAGAGCTGGTGGTGGCACGGTCACGAGATGGGTGTCATCGACACACAGCCATGGCACCGGGAACATGCAAACCTCCTTCCACCCCAGCCACTCTgccctccagctctcctgaatGAAGTCCcagctttgtttttctgatttcCATTTTGTATCCTAAAATATTCACTCCAAGTTCCGCTTGACAGACATGCCTAATCTAATCTCCATGTCTGCTTTCTAATTTTCGCAGCCAGGATAAAACAAATTGGCTGGCGTTAATTGCCTGTGCAGCGGCCTGGAGCTCTGAGCCGTGATTTACGAGCTTGGAGCAGGCGCTCTGCAAcacatttttcttaatttatttttaatgagtcTCTCAATTAATTTTCTTGGAAACATCTTAATGATGTTGGAGGCGGATGTTAATGAGGTTTGTAGCAGCACCtcattttgcatattttaacGTACTGAATGGCATGAAGCAAAATCCTGGtcctaaaacagaaaaaaccttGAGACTGGAGAGGACTCCTGGGCTGACATTGCTGCCCTGGCTTGAGGCTGAGGCACTGCATAGGCTAGTTGGTGACTTTGAACATTGTGAGGCTGAAACTGGGTGAGCCCACAGGGATGGCAGGACCCTGGCAGCATGGGGGGGGCGGGGTGAGGAGCCACACTGGGTCATGGTTGGTGGCCAGACACTTCTTAACAGATGGAGTGAAAGCCTGGATACAGAACCTGGGCACTGAGACCCCCGTGCTGGCATGCCCCATGTTGTGGGCACCCCATTCCCTGCACACCCCTTTTGGGCAGGAGTTCTTCAAgacccagggctgggctgcctggggctgACAACTGCGGGGTGCTCGGGGTGTCTCTGCCGGCCCGCAGGGTCACCGGTAATTGCTGACGCATGTGccagcaagaggcagcagctggatcaCCTTTGTTTGCTCCCAGCATGTCAGTCTTCATTAAACTGGAGGGGAATGAAAAAGGATTCACTTTTGTCCCAGCCTGAACATGGCAGCTGTTTAATTTCAATTAAGGTGGCACTGAAAAGAGTAGCATTACGGCAGTAATTAAAGTGAGACAACTCCCACCCCCAGGACTGCGCTCACACAGCAGAGGGGCCAATTTTGATCCCCCAtcctcccagcaccagctgagtatgggcaggcagctgtgggtcagggctgtggggctgccccACATGCTcacaaggagctggagcagtgtTGAACCCTTCAAGGCAAGCGCTGCTTGCAGCTCAGCACGGTGTGGCACATCTGTGGTACAGAGCGGCATTGCCTGTGGCACCACGTAACATGGCACAGTGCAGCATACATGGCATGAGGCTTTGTCCCATAAAGGCTCCGTGCACTGTGGATACTTTGTGCCCTGGCTGTCACTGCCTGAACAAGACTGAAGTCTGCAgggaaattttatttcctcacaGTGGCAGAAACTGTGGCCAAATTCAGTTGTGTTCTGGAAGCAGGGggttcagcagctctgctcacaggacTGTTGGTGCTGTGCCTGATCCCATCACCCGTGACTGTGACCTGCTGGTGGAGCAGGTTGTCATGGCAACTGATGATTTCTGCTATGGTACATCTGCGTTCACCTTCTGGGCCCAGTTCAGCCTTGGAAATTTCCAGTTAAAGCACGTACCTGTGAAACTGCACTGAGCGTTGGCAagggagcacacacagcccagagagtcctgtgtcacctgcgcaggcagcagcaggtctATGCTCACACCACCACTGGCACCCAGAGACCCGTGTCACTGATCccacctgggcactgtggggtggccccaggcagggcaggacaagTGGACACGcactctcagcctttcctgtgCACACTCAGCCTCCCCAGGGGCCTGTGGCCCATGGCCCTGTCAGGATGTGCCCCTGCAGTAGGtcccctcagccctgtcccttGTGTGGGTggctgagcacagggcacagccctgagcactgTCATCCCCACTGTCACCTGGCCCtggccacagcccagcagggcaccATGAGGGTGGCAAGGCCCTGCCCTGATACAGGGGTGCTGCCATGTCCTGGACCAGTCCTGAGGATGATGCCCAGGACCTGGTGACCTCACAGTGGCATATGGAGTAGTGTCACACAGCATGCCAGGGACACAAGATGGTGAGGAGCATGGCACAGGAAGGCTGTGGTGAGGACTGTGGGCAGCAGTAGGACCAGttgctgctgagaagagggctcacagagctctgccccACTTTTCCAGGAGCCCCAGGCTAGGCttctcctgctggcagcaggtgcTCCTCAGACAGGGAGTGGCAGTGCCAGTACTGTGGGAGGGTGGGGCTGCCCCAGGTAGGGCTGAGTGACTTTGTGGAACTAAGGGTTGTCTGGAAAGGTTATGGTCCTTCCAACAGTGAGAGAGTGGCCAAAATTTGGCACATACGGAGAGGTTTCTGCACCTCAAGATCAGCCTGAAGGCTCCTGTAGAGATCTGCCAGGGGCAAAGGAAACACCACCAGAGCTGACCAGCTCCAGCCAGCGGCTTCAGCAGGAGACAGAGGCCTGGCAGCTCAAGGTGAGCAGTGCCAACCATATGCTCAACCCAGGCACTGGTTGCATAGCCACAGATTGGTGGCCAGGTGGTACAGGAGGCCCTGACCAGCCCTTGCCTGCACCACCAGACACCTCTTCCCCAGGTCTGGGGAGAACACAAGGGCTCAGGGGGATCCAGTCCTCCTGTGGCTGCACTGGTCCCACTGCCACCATTTCCCACAGTGGCCACAGTTCACTGCAGTGTGGAGGGCCAGTGGTGTCAGGGGCTTGGCTATTTGTGAGCCCAAAGGAACTGTCAGAACATGCACACACATGGGGCAGTGCTACCTGGTGGGGAAGGACTGCATCCACCCGTTGGCAACACGGTCCATTGTTGCTCTGCACAATACAAGGACTGCCAGCATTGtccagccccagtgcctgccCACATAGGAGCTGCAAGATGGGCTGGCTACAGTGGTGAGCTGGACAGATGCTGCTCATGCCTTGTCCTAGGGCCAAAGGCAAGCATTGGTACTGGAGCcacagcaggagcccagagcatGCCAGGACACACAGCAGGAAGATCTGGACACAGCTGAGGTGCTAACCACGATACAGGCATTGCAACTGGACCTGGACTTCTGCAGGGGCACAAACCACAAACAGCTGGTCCAGGTGCAGGAGCAAGAGTGTGCAGTGGAGCAGGAGCACCAGGACTTGGTCATTCTGATGCAGCAGTTCCAGGCACTGATGGGCAAGGTACCAGTGCTGGCACAGCGGCCACAGACCAAGCTGCATGTGTCCCCCACTGCCACTCCACTACAGGCTAGgcaccctgcctgccctgcagcctgtgcaaaCACCTGGTGACCCCTTAGGGGAGGGTAGAGAACATCCTGCCAGCCACATGTGGCTCTAGTTCCACCTGTACAGAGCAGCCTAGCCACATGACAagcctggctggcacagcccaccCAGCTGAGCAGAAGGTTCCTTCTGCAGCCTCAGCTCTACACAACAGGGGCACAGGGTGATCCCACACCCTGCTGGGTACTCACAGGTCAGTGATGCACCCCTCCACCTGAAGGACCAGGCAGTGGAGACAGAGGTTACCTCCTGCTTGGGTGCCCACAGTGATTTTGGCACCAGCCATGATATCccacaggaaagcagagagctgGTCAAGCAGGTTAGTGCCAGCAGCCCCCCAGCCACTACACCAAGCCTAGGAGCAAGGGGAGTACAGCCAGGGGGGCACAGGAGCCATGACAACCAGATTGCAGGGCTCAcccctgctccccttcccccagAAGCCCTGGGAGAGGGTGGGAGACAACAATGCCAGCCTGCCCCCACCAcctcacacagccctgagcatcctgcagctcacagagggcagctgtgcctgtgctcagggcagggcacatGGCACAAGGCCAACCCACCAACACACTGCCTTCTCTGCAGCTGGGGGCACAGAAACAGAGTCAAGGCCTGCAGTACAGCCCAGCccggctgcaggagcagctgggagccaCCCAGGCCCAGGAGCAACAGagtctgcagcagctcagcagaaccAACGAAGCCATCCAAGGCCTACACAGAAaagtggcagagctgcagcaacaGGTGAGGGCAAGGCACAACAGCACAGAGATGCAGCCTCAGTCCCAgacccctctcctgcctccagGAGAGGCCCAACCATGGCCAACCACGCTCTCTGCCCCACAGCTTTGCTGGCAGGTGCAGGACATGGAGAacctccaggcagagctggcccaAGCTCGGCAAGAGAGCACCAAGCAGGCGGAAAAGATTGCAGCCTACAAGACACACAGGCAACAGCTTCATCGGGAGCTGAGAAGGATGCAGACCTTCAAGGAGCAAAGCAAACAGGAGGTAAGGATGTCTCAAGTCTTCCTGTGAAAGATCAGGAGTCTGTGCTCAGCCTGTGTCTCTTACTGTGCCATGGGCAGACCTACTCCCtccaggagaagctgcaggaaCTGAGCAGCCTAGTCCAACACTGGCAGCAGCTACACCTGGACAGTGAGCAAATTCTGGCTCTGAGAGAAGAGGAGCTGGTTGTCTGCAACTGTCTTTCCTTAAGGAAGAACTCAGCAAGGTGACAGAGCAGGTGCAGGATACAAACAGGCATTCAAGACACACTAGGCAGGATGTAGGAGGAGAACCCGCACCTAAGGTTCAGAACACCTGAGCAGCCCAAGTGTGAGCAGCTGAAAAAGTGAGCAGAattcctggcacagcctggcctgaaACAGGGCCGGGCCGATGgtcccagctgtgcagagaCAGCTGGGCACCAGCTGCCTGTCCAGGGCATGGGCTGTGGGAAAATTGCCTTTGCAGGGGTATAGGTCAGGCTCAAAACAGGGACAGGCTGTATTTGTCCTCCAGGTCAATTAAATTTTGTGCCCTGTTCCAGGTTCTACAGAGCAACAACCTGACAGCACCAGCCCTGTGTGACTCTGCAGAGCTACCTCCACCAGGAGGTAGAGCTACCAGAGCTACCTCTTCCAGGACAAGAAGcagcacaaaacaaagcaaggaCTAGACTGACAAcctttaaacaaataaaattctttctgttCTGTAATAAAATTAGTGCCAAGCACCAAAGCCTTCCAGGGCTACAAGCTGTAGAGACCTCAGAATACATTGATTAGGGTAGGTGGGCACCACCTTAGGCCTCAAAGCAACAGGTTGTGCCTTCTCAGAGACCAAAGCGGGCTGGGGTGCGTCGTGGCGTCAGGgcctccccctgctcctttCGCCCAGGGGTATAGATTTTAGTAGATCTGTCAAAGAGGACAAGGGCAATTAATGGAAAATGCAACCTTTTCCTGCACCTGAACTCCCACAGGGAAGCAGGCaagccatgggcaggcagggctaTCACGCACCTTGCGCTGCCCAGCGGGTTACGGCGCTCCTGCTCCTCCCGGCGGGCacgcagctgctcctctgccaaaGCCATTTCCTCCTCCATGGCAGACACCTCCTCCTTGGCACGGCGCCGGTTCTCCTggagcaaggcagcagcaggtcagGGACAGCAGACTCCCTGTAGGCCCACAAGCTTGCTCCCTTCATgtcaaaacacacacacagcagcagaatgCAGAGGGCCTGCAGTTTGCCAGCTCATCCAGGACAGAATACTTACCTGGCGTGACTTGCCAGCATGTTTGATACTGTAGAACATAggacccagctctgccagccactCACCATccacagcagtgacacactGCATGTACTCCTGCAGGGACAAACAGACTAGGATAGCAGGATGGCATTCTTGGGGCCTAGGCACCATTCCtagagccacagcagctccattcCTCGCCAGTTGCTGATGGCACTTCTCAGGCTGAGACCATACCCCTTCCAGACAATTCCTCCTGGCCTCAGAAACTGCTACAGGTTGGATTTGACCATACGGAGGATCAAACATATCCCacagaaaccagagaaaaataACGGGGAAGGGACAAACAGATGACACAAACATGTCTAATTGGTATAGATGGAAAAAGCTGATATCTGCCACTCAGACTGATCTCAGTCTCACAGCAAAGCCCTCCCATCTCCCCTGGAGCACTCATCACCCTTCCTGCTAGCCCTCAGCTCAAGCTCACCTTGGTAGTCATAACCAATTCATGGTACACAATGTAGTCTGGTGTGTAGCCCATGCCAAACAGAGAGCTCGTGGGGTGCAGGTGGCAGGGCATCCCTGTGCGGATGTTCACATACTCCCCAATACCCTGCAAAGACAAGTGTGCTTAGGCCACctgttcccaggctgctgtTCCCTTGCAGTCCCCAGGCAGCTCAGACACCTCTCACCTTCAGCTTTGCAGCCTGATGGAAATATGCAGCACAGATGCACTTCCTGACAACATCCCAGTCTGTACCACAGGATGCCAGGCTCATGCGCTGCTGCACCATAATGTCCTTGAGCTGGGCACGCACCTCCCGCACCTGCAAAGGTGTGTGCTGATCAGATCCCTCTTCTGCACAAGGCTGTCTCCCCCAGCCTTACAGCCACAGCCTCACCTTCCGCATGGCCTTGGCATGGATGAAGTGCTGATTGCACCACAGGGTAGAATAGCTGTTGTTTTTCCACTGCAGGTAAACATTCAGGTAAGTCAAGTGATCACTCTCTGGAACAGCAAATTTCTCCCGCACTTGGTCACTCTCCTCCTCTCGGCCCTGAAGGGTAAGCAAAGAACATGGGTTAGTcaaagggcagggaagggccctgagctgctggaacaGCAGCATCTCATACCTTAGGCCGGTAAAAGATGGCAGGCACCGACAACATGGAGACAACAAGCAAGATCTCAGAGCTGCAACCCATGTCACAGGAGACAATAAGCATTTTGGAGAGTGCAGGGTCCAGTGGGAACTCCACCATGAGGCGCCCTGTAGAAGTCAGACCACCTGTAGGAACAGAACAGGGATCACTGATCAGCAGCTGGGCAGGCCCCAGTTCCATGGGCTGGCAGCCTACCCCAGCTGCCAATACCTGTGTTATCCAGGGCCCCCAGGATCCACAGCTGGTACATGGAGTTCAGCATATTGTCTTCAGGGGGCGGATCCATGAAGTGGAACTGCAACAGGTCTTGCACACCCAGGGACTTGAGCAATAGCACTACATTGGCAAGGTTGGTGCGCTGGATCTCAGGCACCGTGGTCGTCAGCAGCTCATTCTTGTAGGCACTCTGGGTGTAGAGCCTGGGAAGAGAGGCCAAGAGCATGCTCCTCCTGTTCGGCCACTGCGCTCCTTACAGATGCGCCAGCTTGGCACAGGGCAGCAACCCTGCACCCAACAGTAGGACTCTGGGGAGCCACTAACAGTCCAGCAAAAGTGGGGTCTCCCCATCACATTGGGGTAtttgggctgcagcacagcacatgcccaagcacagcccctccctggTCTCACAGCATAGCTGGGGAAAGGCCTTTGGCTTGGTTCTTATCTCAATGGCATCCAGGGCAGACCAGCCACAAGTGAAGATGGGCATAGGAAGAAAGTGGAGCACatctttttctctgctgaagGACTGGGTCCAGAGAAGGCCTTCAGGCCTGCCTACTGCCCACACCCTCACCAAAGTTCAAGATAATGAACAGCTCCAGTGAGAAAAAGATCTACAAAACTTGATGCCAAGCTGAGGATACAACAGGAACACCAGTGACATGCCTACCTGAAACAGTGGCCTGGGCCTGTCCGGCCAGCTCGGCCAGCCCTCTGATTGGCATTGGCCTGACTGATGGGGTAGATCTGCAGTGCATCCATGCCTATACGGGGGTTGAAAACCTTCAGGGCACAAGAAAGTCACACAGAAGTAAGAGGAAGGCTGGATCGTGACCTCAGAACTCCCTCAACCTACCCCAGAAACCAGAGACAGACAGTATAGAAAACCCTGGCTCACCTTCAATTTGCAGTAGCCAGAGTCAATCACAAACATGATACCATCCACTGTCAGTGAGGTCTCTGCAATGTTAGTGGCAACGATGCACTTCCTGACCCCATCAGGAGCCTGCAAGCACACTGCATGTCAGTCACACCCCTGGGCATGGCTCTGCTCCACTGAGGACGAGTGCAGAGCGGCAGATGGATGGGGGTGACTCCTGGGAAGTGGGGTGTGGTACATGCTTTCTCTCACCCTCCACGTACAATACTAACATATATCTACACTTCTCACTCCTGCTCTGTACTGTCTCCTGCTCCAGttttccctgtccccaccctaATCACAAAGCACACATCAGCACCTTCTGGAAGATCTTGGCCTGCAAGTCTGAGGGCAGCTGAGAGTAGATTGGCAGTACAGCAAGAGCAGgtgccttctccagctcctcaaggTGCTCCACAATTTGCTCTGAGGTCACCTAGACACAAAGAGGGGTGAAAACATCAGACTGAAACGAGGGGGTAGGATAGTGCCTGTCCTTCCAACTCACCTCGATATCCTCCTGGCCAGGCATAAAGACGAGGATGTCTCCAGGAGCACCAGACAAGTGGACCTGCAAGGCTTGTTTCACTGCAGCCTCCACATAATCCTCCTGTGGGGTCTgaacagcacagcccaggttAATATGGACCAGTATCCTTACCTGCCCTGTCCTACGTACAAGACTGTAGCACACCATAGCCGCTCCTCCCCTGTCCTGTGTGTCTCCCTCAGAAACAGTACAGCTAGGTCACAACCCCCTCCTGCCAACAGCATTTCCATCCACAAAAGTAACGACACCTTGCTGAAAAGAATATCCACAGGAAAAGTTCGCCCAGGAATGTGGAAAATGGGAACGTTTCCAAAGAAGGAGGCAAACTTGTCTGCATCCATGGTGGCCGAAGTAACAACAAGCTTCAGATCCGAGCGTCGGGCGACCACCTAGGAATCAGATGAAAGGAACAATATAAGGCACATTTATGCATGGCTGTGGGCTGTTTTCATTCTTATTGAGACAATGGCACAGGACAGAGCTTCTGTTGTACTCCAGAGGCACTGGCTGTGCATGCCAGGCAACACTGATGCTCTATGGTCAGTGCAGTTGAAAAGACCCGCCAGCCTCGGTCCAGGAAACCTTAATCCAGCAAAGTCCTCTGGTATAGGCAGTTCTGACATTTAGCCAGCAAGACTCTGGTAGGATTACAGAAAACTGAACCCCCCAGATCCAAGGACCAGGATGCTGGAGCAGTTAAGTGCAGAGatgtggcagctctgcctccctctcctagtcctGTCAGAGAAGGGCTGTCCCAGATGATGTGgcccctgctgctgtcacagcccagGATCACACCCACCTCCCGGAGCAGCCCAAACAGCACGTCAGTGTTGAGCGAGCGCTCGTGTGCCTCGTCCATGATGATGGCACTGTAGTTGTCCAGGTCAGCCTCCCGCAGCGACTCACGGAGCAGGATCCCATCTGTCATGTACTTGATCACCGTGTTCTCAGACGTGCAGTCCTCAAAGCGGATGGCATAGCCCACCTGGCAGGGCAGAGATACCAGCAGTCTTCCAACAGTCCCATGCACTCTCTGTCATGGGGTGGCACCCCTGCACTCCCTTCCAGACTCACCTCCTCCCCCAGACGCACCCCCATCTCCTCGCTGACCCGCTTGGCCACTGACATGGCAGCCACTCTACGGGGCTGTGTGCAGCCGATCATGCCATAATCAGTGTAGCCGTCCTCATGGAGATACTGTGTCAGCTGAGTTGTCTTCCCACTCCCTGTCTCCCCCACCACGATCACAATGCTGTTGTCtctgagggaaaggaaaaggtatTTCTTCATACACCTTCAAAGAAGGGCTCTTGTGTTCTCTAGCTAAGCATCATCCTAGTCAGGTGGGAGAGCTGAGCAAACACAAAGCAATGGGTTTTGTTTCCTGAGAGTACAGCTTCCCAATGGTCATGATTCTACAATTCCTC includes the following:
- the PMFBP1 gene encoding polyamine-modulated factor 1-binding protein 1 isoform X1, which encodes MFGRTSSHQCVPHATGMYQCSSCCMSCLCIQLGAQKQSQGLQYSPARLQEQLGATQAQEQQSLQQLSRTNEAIQGLHRKVAELQQQLCWQVQDMENLQAELAQARQESTKQAEKIAAYKTHRQQLHRELRRMQTFKEQSKQEVLQSNNLTAPALCDSAELPPPGGRATRATSSRTRSSTKQSKD
- the PMFBP1 gene encoding polyamine-modulated factor 1-binding protein 1 isoform X2, with the protein product MQQFQALMGKLGAQKQSQGLQYSPARLQEQLGATQAQEQQSLQQLSRTNEAIQGLHRKVAELQQQLCWQVQDMENLQAELAQARQESTKQAEKIAAYKTHRQQLHRELRRMQTFKEQSKQEVLQSNNLTAPALCDSAELPPPGGRATRATSSRTRSSTKQSKD
- the DHX38 gene encoding pre-mRNA-splicing factor ATP-dependent RNA helicase PRP16 gives rise to the protein MEAGEESLHRLSGTGPSGEAGGLVLRARGAEQHVFKAPAPRVSLLGLDVLAAQKRRERQEEAAGGKRSRVASYKDWEEGRDEAGSAEEEEEDEANRSDRRARRNRHYRSVHVETPSYTGGVSEEFLERSRQRERERREHGVFASSKEEKERKKERSRDRDHDRKRDREERDRSHHSRSERDGSSERSSRRGEPESPRHRPKDAATPSRSSWEEDDGGYSSAHRSQWESPSPSPSYRDSERGHRLPSLRDTDRRERDRSVRSRYSDKTPLPTPSYKYNEWADDRRHLGATPRLSRGRGRRTEGEEGIAFETEEERQQWEDDQRQADRDWYMMDEGYDEFHNPLAYSSEEYVKKREQHLHKQRQKRISAQRRQINEDNERWETNRMLTSGVVHRIEVDEDFEEDNSAKVHLLVHNLVPPFLDGRIVFTKQPEPVIPVKDATSDLAIIARKGSQLVRKHREQKERKRAQHKHWELAGTKLGDIMGIKKEEEKDEMVTEDGKVDYKTEQKFAEHMKEKSEASSEFAKKKSILEQRQYLPIFAVQQELLSILRDNSIVIVVGETGSGKTTQLTQYLHEDGYTDYGMIGCTQPRRVAAMSVAKRVSEEMGVRLGEEVGYAIRFEDCTSENTVIKYMTDGILLRESLREADLDNYSAIIMDEAHERSLNTDVLFGLLREVVARRSDLKLVVTSATMDADKFASFFGNVPIFHIPGRTFPVDILFSKTPQEDYVEAAVKQALQVHLSGAPGDILVFMPGQEDIEVTSEQIVEHLEELEKAPALAVLPIYSQLPSDLQAKIFQKAPDGVRKCIVATNIAETSLTVDGIMFVIDSGYCKLKVFNPRIGMDALQIYPISQANANQRAGRAGRTGPGHCFRLYTQSAYKNELLTTTVPEIQRTNLANVVLLLKSLGVQDLLQFHFMDPPPEDNMLNSMYQLWILGALDNTGGLTSTGRLMVEFPLDPALSKMLIVSCDMGCSSEILLVVSMLSVPAIFYRPKGREEESDQVREKFAVPESDHLTYLNVYLQWKNNSYSTLWCNQHFIHAKAMRKVREVRAQLKDIMVQQRMSLASCGTDWDVVRKCICAAYFHQAAKLKGIGEYVNIRTGMPCHLHPTSSLFGMGYTPDYIVYHELVMTTKEYMQCVTAVDGEWLAELGPMFYSIKHAGKSRQENRRRAKEEVSAMEEEMALAEEQLRARREEQERRNPLGSARSTKIYTPGRKEQGEALTPRRTPARFGL